A genomic region of Atribacterota bacterium contains the following coding sequences:
- a CDS encoding FAD-dependent oxidoreductase encodes MDNYYDVVVVGGGTSGVVSAIAAAKKGAKTLLVERYGFLGGSANYGFPFLAFFSGNGEKVVGGIAEDIVQRLIKEQGSKGHMRGGKWKTEENYEFSLTPYEPEIYKYIAQEMAGENNVNLALHSYLLGTIVSCNRLVGIEILTKSGRKTIYGNTFIDASGDADLSNLAGAPFEYSAVDSMQNVTLTFVLDNVNLEKMFEDLQNDGNIKGRDDWHVRLVRGEKIGTDKKDGIVHMAGHMSLWDDKTPMSFTAVSWREDMVSLNLTRTVNIDPVDGKSIVDGEISERRNVVNTFKQCQKRIPGMEKCYLIKTAHQVGVRESRRVIGEYCITEEDVVNCRRFEDGIARGAYPIDIHDPKGGKTQFTFLKNGGSYSIPYRCMIPKNIDNLIVTGRIISATHAALGSTRLQATCMALGEAAGVAAAFSAK; translated from the coding sequence ATGGATAACTATTATGATGTTGTTGTAGTAGGAGGAGGGACATCCGGTGTAGTTAGTGCAATTGCTGCCGCAAAAAAAGGGGCAAAAACACTGCTGGTTGAGCGATATGGTTTCCTGGGCGGTTCAGCCAATTACGGTTTCCCTTTTTTAGCTTTTTTTAGTGGGAATGGAGAAAAAGTAGTAGGCGGTATAGCAGAAGATATAGTACAACGTTTAATAAAGGAACAGGGTAGCAAAGGTCATATGCGTGGAGGTAAGTGGAAAACAGAAGAAAATTATGAATTTTCATTAACTCCTTATGAACCTGAAATTTATAAATACATAGCCCAGGAAATGGCAGGGGAGAATAATGTAAACCTGGCTTTACATAGTTATTTATTGGGTACTATTGTAAGTTGCAATAGATTAGTAGGGATTGAAATATTGACTAAATCAGGTAGAAAAACAATATACGGGAATACATTTATAGATGCTTCCGGTGATGCGGATCTTTCGAATTTAGCTGGTGCTCCTTTTGAGTATAGTGCAGTTGATAGTATGCAGAATGTTACTTTAACATTTGTGCTTGATAATGTAAATTTAGAAAAAATGTTTGAAGATCTTCAAAACGATGGCAATATAAAAGGTCGTGATGATTGGCATGTGAGATTGGTGAGAGGAGAAAAAATCGGTACAGATAAGAAAGATGGAATTGTTCATATGGCCGGACATATGTCTCTATGGGATGACAAAACACCTATGAGTTTTACTGCAGTTTCCTGGCGGGAAGATATGGTAAGTTTAAATTTAACCAGAACAGTCAACATTGATCCTGTGGATGGAAAATCTATTGTTGATGGAGAAATCTCAGAAAGAAGAAATGTTGTAAATACATTTAAACAATGCCAAAAAAGAATACCGGGAATGGAAAAATGTTACTTAATCAAAACGGCACATCAAGTTGGAGTAAGAGAAAGCAGGAGGGTGATTGGAGAATACTGTATAACTGAAGAGGATGTTGTTAATTGCAGGAGATTTGAAGACGGAATCGCCAGAGGGGCATATCCTATTGATATACATGACCCAAAAGGTGGAAAGACTCAATTCACTTTCCTTAAAAATGGTGGCTCTTATTCAATACCTTATCGGTGTATGATACCAAAAAATATAGATAATCTTATAGTAACCGGGCGGATTATATCAGCAACACATGCAGCATTAGGTAGTACCAGACTTCAGGCTACATGTATGGCATTAGGTGAGGCAGCTGGAGTAGCAGCCGCATTTTCTGCAAAA